The following are from one region of the Natronosporangium hydrolyticum genome:
- a CDS encoding RDD family protein — protein sequence MSLPPGWYKDPADPGTQRWWDGEGWIGASLPADQTPPEGPPPAESEAVEPAPPLPEVPGLAGSTERPAFGEPSKAAPERPSDRSADKEPKGRPGQPRGPRGAARPPVPSRPHGYPVATLGARFTARLVDIGIVLGLNVIVNGWFVYQYWQEISPVVSEAWRRSLAGEELSNLPAVSDQAGYLQLVILLLAAALWFAYEVPAVANSGQTPGKRLLKIKVVALEQDQQISFGRSFRRWNPMGLPVLLWWCFGIGFLLQLIDAGWGLFDRPAHQTLHDKSAYTAVVSIATGPDHPSPDPDRPQRTAEETTDEPADPS from the coding sequence GTGAGCCTCCCCCCAGGGTGGTACAAGGACCCGGCCGACCCCGGCACCCAGCGGTGGTGGGACGGCGAAGGCTGGATCGGCGCGTCGCTGCCGGCCGACCAGACCCCGCCGGAGGGCCCCCCGCCAGCGGAGAGCGAAGCGGTAGAGCCCGCCCCGCCGCTACCGGAGGTGCCGGGCCTGGCCGGTTCGACGGAGCGTCCGGCGTTCGGCGAGCCGTCGAAGGCCGCCCCCGAGCGACCCAGCGACCGCTCCGCGGACAAGGAGCCCAAGGGTCGCCCCGGCCAGCCCCGCGGCCCGCGCGGGGCGGCCCGGCCGCCGGTGCCGTCCCGGCCGCACGGCTACCCGGTCGCCACCCTCGGTGCCCGGTTCACCGCCCGGCTGGTCGACATCGGGATCGTGCTGGGGCTCAACGTGATCGTCAACGGCTGGTTCGTCTACCAGTACTGGCAGGAGATCTCACCGGTCGTCTCGGAGGCCTGGCGACGCAGCCTCGCCGGTGAGGAGCTGAGCAACCTGCCGGCCGTCAGCGATCAGGCCGGCTACCTGCAGCTGGTGATCCTGCTGCTGGCGGCGGCGCTCTGGTTCGCCTACGAGGTGCCGGCGGTCGCCAACAGCGGCCAGACCCCGGGCAAGCGCCTCCTCAAGATCAAAGTGGTGGCGCTGGAGCAGGACCAGCAGATCAGCTTCGGCCGCTCGTTCCGCCGCTGGAACCCGATGGGGCTACCGGTGCTGCTGTGGTGGTGCTTCGGGATCGGCTTCCTGCTCCAGCTGATCGACGCCGGCTGGGGGCTGTTCGACCGGCCCGCGCACCAGACCTTGCACGACAAGTCGGCCTACACCGCCGTAGTCTCGATCGCAACGGGCCCCGACCATCCGTCGCCGGACCCGGATCGCCCCCAGCGCACCGCCGAGGAGACCACCGATGAGCCCGCTGACCCGTCCTGA
- the hisC gene encoding histidinol-phosphate transaminase, producing the protein MSPLTRPDLADLPSYIPGRSAPGAIKLASNEVPYGPLPGVVEAITQAAANSHRYPDMGVVELRETLAARYGVEPARVATGCGSVALAEHLVKATCLPGDEVVYSWRSFEAYPIIAAGAGATSVRVPNTAEHGHDLAAMAAAITDRTKLVLVCNPNNPTGTSVRREELDEFLAAVGEDVLVVLDEAYREFVTDPEVPDGLAAFGDRPNVVILRTLSKAWGLAGMRVGFLIGAPAVADAVRKVLTPFSTSAAAQAAALAALAATGEMRRRCELVISERTRVFEAVRKFYPAVPASQSNFVWLPLGEQAAPFAAACADGGVLVRPFAGDGVRVTIGTPDENDAFLALAEDFWSRSG; encoded by the coding sequence ATGAGCCCGCTGACCCGTCCTGACCTGGCCGACCTACCGAGCTACATCCCCGGCCGCAGCGCCCCCGGTGCGATCAAGCTGGCCAGCAACGAGGTGCCCTACGGGCCACTGCCCGGCGTGGTGGAGGCGATCACCCAGGCGGCGGCGAACTCCCACCGTTACCCCGACATGGGCGTGGTCGAGCTGCGGGAGACGCTCGCCGCCCGCTACGGCGTCGAGCCCGCCCGGGTCGCCACCGGCTGCGGCTCGGTCGCGCTCGCCGAGCATCTGGTCAAGGCGACCTGCCTGCCGGGGGACGAGGTGGTCTACTCGTGGCGGTCCTTCGAGGCGTACCCGATCATCGCCGCCGGCGCCGGCGCCACCAGCGTCCGGGTGCCGAACACCGCCGAGCACGGCCACGACCTGGCGGCGATGGCGGCCGCGATCACTGACCGCACCAAACTGGTCCTGGTCTGCAACCCGAACAACCCCACCGGCACCTCGGTACGCCGGGAGGAGCTGGACGAGTTCCTCGCGGCGGTCGGCGAGGATGTGCTGGTAGTCCTGGACGAGGCGTACCGGGAGTTCGTCACCGACCCGGAGGTGCCCGACGGGCTCGCCGCCTTCGGCGACCGCCCGAACGTGGTGATCCTGCGGACCCTCTCCAAAGCCTGGGGCCTGGCCGGGATGCGGGTCGGTTTCCTGATCGGCGCCCCGGCGGTCGCCGACGCGGTGCGCAAGGTGCTCACCCCGTTCTCCACCAGCGCGGCGGCGCAGGCGGCGGCGCTGGCGGCGCTCGCCGCCACCGGCGAGATGCGCCGCCGGTGCGAACTCGTCATCTCCGAACGCACCCGGGTTTTCGAGGCGGTCCGCAAGTTCTACCCGGCCGTCCCGGCCTCGCAGTCCAACTTCGTGTGGCTGCCGCTGGGCGAGCAGGCGGCGCCGTTCGCGGCGGCCTGCGCCGACGGCGGTGTGCTGGTGCGACCGTTCGCCGGGGACGGGGTCCGGGTCACCATCGGCACCCCGGACGAGAACGACGCGTTCCTGGCCCTCGCCGAAGACTTCTGGTCCAGATCGGGCTGA